Within the Terriglobales bacterium genome, the region GCGTCTCCCACTGACCGGTCTCACAAGAAAAATCCTGAAGCACTTCCAGGTCATCCAATAGGCGTAGTGGAGGGTCCCGCATGGGAGCGTTAAGCAGTGGGGTGCTTGCGCCCGATTTCAAACTCACCACCACCGATGGCCGCACGGTCTCGCTGAAGGAAGCGCTGCGGCGGGGGCCGGTGGTGGCGGCATTCTTCAAGATCTCTTGTCCAATCTGCCAGATGACGTTGCCTTACCTGGAGCGCGTTTACAAGGCGTACCCGAGCGAGAAGTTCGCCTTCCTGGGCGTGTCGCAGAACGACAAGAGGGACACGCAGGCGTTCGCCAAGGAGTACGGCATCAGCTTCCCGCTGGCGATCGATCCATCCGACAAGTACCCGGCGTCGAATGCCTACGGGCTGACCAACGTGCCCACCTTCTTCTTTATCGCCCCTGACGGCAGCATCGAGCTCACCAGCGTGGGCTGGGTGAAGGCCGACATCGAGGAGCTGAACCGGCGTCTGGCCAAGCTGGCGGGCGTGAAGCCCAAGCCGGTGTTCAAGCCGGGGGAAGACGTGCCGGAATTCAAGGCCGGTTGAGGGTCGCTGAACTGATCCGCGGTCGCGGACGAAGCCTCAATACAAAGGACACGAGGGTCAGCACGAAGGCCACAAAGGAGGTCTTCGTGCGGAGGAGTTTTCTGCATCCGGCTCAGCGGCTAGAATGGCGGGTCGCCTAGGAGTCTTCATGCGCGGGCTCGTCCCCCTCCTCGTCTTGTTGCTTTGTCCTCCGCTCGCAGTAGCCCAAGCGCCGCAGCCCAAGGGGCTGCCTGCCGGCGCGGTGCAGGCGCTGCGGTCGATCGATCCTGAGAGACTCCGTGCGCACGTGAAGTTCCTGGCCAGCGACCTGTTGGAAGGACGGGGGACCGGACAGCGGGGAGGGGAACTGGCGGCGGCTTACATCGCGACCCAGTTGGAGCTCTATGGCCTGAAGCCGGCGGGGGAGAACGGCACTTATTTCCAGGGGGTGCCGCTGCTGTTCATCACCACCCAACCCACCAGCTTTGCGGTCGTGCCGGCGTCGGGTTCGCCGATGGAACTCAAATTCGGCGACGACTACGTAGTCCTGGACCAGACCGGCAACGCGGTCAGCGACGTGGATTCGGAGATCGTGTACGTGGGGTACGGGATCAGCGCGCCGGAGTATCAGTGGGACGACTACAAGGGCGCGGACGTGCGCGGCAAGGTGTTGCTGATGCTGGTGAACGAGCCCCCTTCGACCGACCCGCAGTTCTTCAAAGGCCCGGCCCTGACCTATTACGGGCGGTGGACGTACAAGCATGAAGAAGCAGCCCGGCGCGGCGCCGCCGGCGTTCTGCTCATCCATACGACCGACATGGCCAGCTACGGCTGGGAGGTGGTGCGCAATTCCAACGCGGGGGAAAAAGCGCAACTGGCCGACGACCCCGATCCGAAGCTGAGAGTCGCGGCCTGGGTGCAGGCGGGTGTGGCCCGTCGAATCGCCGGGGCGGCAGGGAAAGACCTCGAGCAACTGATGAAGGATGCGCGCTCGCGCGACTTCCGTCCGGTCGTCCTGCCGATGCGGCTGAAGGCGCACATGGTCAATCGGGTGCGGCGTGCGCGCTCCGACAACGTGCTCGCCATCCTGCCCGGCTCCGACCGGCGCCTGCAGGACGAGGCGGTGCTCTACACGGCGCACTACGATCACCTGGGAATCCGGCCGGACCAGGCGGGCGACAACATCTACAACGGGGCCGCCGACAACGCCACGGGCTGCGCCATCCTGCTGGAACTGGCACGCGCTTTCGCGGGGTCGGGAGTGCGGCCGGCGCGCTCCGTCCTGTTCGCCGCCGTGACCGCGGAGGAGCAAGGCCTGCGCGGCTCCCAGTATCTGGGCAAGCACCCGCCGCTGGCCGCCGGGAAGATCACCCTTGCCCTGAACTACGACGACCTGCCGCCCATTGGCGACCCGGAGGAAGGCGGGACCTACGGCGCCGAACGGACCTCGTTCTATGCGGCAGTGCAGCAGACGGCGAGAGAATTCCAGCTGCAGCTCCGCCCCGATCCCAATCCGAATGCTGGTTTCTATTACCGCTCCGACCACTTCAGCCTGGCGCGGGCTGGCGTCCCGGCCTTCAGTGTCAGCGAAGGGCGCAAGTTCAAAGGGCATCCGCGGGAGTGGGGCGACCAGCAGGCTGCCGAGTACAACGCCAAGCGCTACCACCAGCCTTCGGACGAATACGACCCGGGCATGGACTTCAGCGGTAACGCGCGGATGGCGCGCTTCGGCTTCGTGCTCGGCTGGCGGGCCGCCGGCCAGCGGGACCTGATCGGCTGGACTGCCGGGGACGAATTCGAAGCCGCGCGCAAGCGGAGCCAAGCCTCCGGCGCGCATTGACCCCGGGCGACTGGCCAATCTCGCCAAGCGTTGGCAGGGGCGGGCAAACGATGATACTCTCGCCCCGCTGCAGCCCCCAGGAACCACGGCCCACGCGGGCCCAGACCGCGTGACGTCGCATTAGCATGCCATTCTCGTTCCTACAACGCGGGAACCTCGAAGAACACCTGCGACAGGTCTCTCTGGCCACCTACAAGCCGGAACTGACGCTGGAGGGGCTGGTGACGGGGGTGGACAACGTCCGCCACGATGTCTGGCTGAGCCAGAAGTTCTGCGATATCGCGCGGCAGCACGTCGTCAAGCTGGTGGCCAAGTACGGCAATGTCGAGCCGCTGCTGGTGAAGGAAGAAACCATCAGCTATCGCCCGCCCTCCGTGATCCGCCATTCGGAGCAGCAGGAAAAGGCGAAGCCTGCCGACCCGGCGGAGTTCAAGCGCTTGCTCTCGGAGCTGCACGTGGCCTCGCTGAACCGCGCCAAGACCGACGCCAACCAGAACCTGGACCTGCTGCTCCGGCTGGCGGTGGTCAAGTTCCTGCGCACCGAGCTGCACACGCAATACAACGAGGTCCTGCAGGTGTGCCGCGCCAAGGTGAAGACCTTCGAAGGACCGCGGCAGCCGAACCCGCAGAAAGGCGTCGAAGTCCGCGAGCGCTTCTGGCAGTTCCAGGTGAACAAGAAGCCGGTGCTGCGCCGGGTGGGACAGGAGCTGTTCACCACCATCCGCGACATCGAGAAGGAGGCCTTGGGCCGGATGCGGCGGTCGCTGTTCGGGGAGAACCACAAGGGCGCCTATGAGCTGTTCCTGAACCGCCTGATCTTCACCGAGGACGGCCGCGACGATTACCTGAACGCCGAGCACTACGTCATGCTGGGCAATTACGAGAACGACGTGGACCGCTTCGGCACCATGCTGGAGCTGGCCTGTGCGTTCCTGAAGTCGCTGGGAGTGCTGAAAGAGGGAGAGAGCGAGGGCACGCTCGATTATCAGCTCAATGTCCCGGAGAACGCGCAGGAACTGGTGGCCGGTGGCAGTCCCGACGAGAACACGGCCAGGGGCAAAGGACAGAAGGCGGTGCTGCAGGAGTGGCAGACGGCGCTGGAGAACGCCGGCGTCATGGGCCACGTGATCGCCTCCTACGAAGTGGTGCCGCTGCTGGCGCAGTACTCGCCGCCCATCAACGCCCAGCAGCTGAAGAACGCGCTCATCTCCAAGGACGAGAGAAAACGGGTGGAGGCGCTGTTGGAAAGCCACGGCAAGCTCTCGCCCGCCGCGCTGCACACCGCGGTCAAGCGGGTGGACGGCATGAGAAGCGGGGAGCGGGCCAAGCTGGCCGGCCGGTTCCTGACCGACTTCATGCGCTATCACCGCGACATCCGCCGGCTGGAGACGCTGAACGAGGCGATGGAGCTGGTGAACGTGCTGGCCAACGACCGCATGCGCGAGCTTTCCTCCATCAACAGCACGCTCTATGAGTTCCTGTTGCCGGAGGAGATGAAGCCGGTCGAGGACAAGGTGATCGACCACGTCATCCTCAAAGCGGACGTGCGCGATTCGACCACGCTGACCCGGACGCTGTTCGAGCGCGGCCTGAACCCGGCCTCGTATTTCTCCCTGAACTTCTACGACCCGATCAACAAGCTGCTGCCCCAGTACGGCGCGACCAAGGTGTTCATCGAGGGCGACGCGGTGATCCTGGCGATGTTCGGGCGGGAGGGCGAACCGCAATTCTGCGTCGCCCAGATCTGCGTGCTGGCCAAGGAGATGATCGAGATCGTCCGCGCCTACAACCGCAAGTCGCAGGAGCAGGGACTGCCGGTGCTGGAGCTGGGCATCGGCATCTCCTACCAGGATGCGGCGCCCATGTACCTGATGGACGGGACCAACCGCATCATGATCTCCAAGGCGCTGAACGAGAGCGACCGCCTTTCCTCCTCCAGCAGGGGCGCGCGCAAGTACCTGGAGGGCAACAAAACGCCGTTCACCGTGTTCTCGTTCCAGACGGTGAGCGACGCCGACACCGGCGGCACTCCCGATGAGTTCCTGGTGCGCTACAACATCGGCGGCATCCACATCAACCAGGCCGCGTTCGACAAGCTGAAGACGGAGATCTCGCTGGAGCCGCGCGAACTCCCCCTGGCCACGCTCCTGGGCGGGAAGACGGCGAGGATCTACAGCGGGATGGTGCCGGTGCCCTCCGGCGGCTTCCACCTGATCGCGGTGCGGGAAGGGCGTGTCCCGCACATCAACGCCTCCGAGTTCACCCTCAAGGAGTGGACTGACCGGCGCTACTACGAGGTCTGCACCAGCGAAGAGGTCTACGCTCTACTCGCCCAAGGTAAGACCGCGGCCGTAGCGTCGACCTAGCGCGACCGCGAATCACGCCAGCAGCATCGCGCACTCCGCCAGGCGCGCGAGGGACTTGTGCAAGAACTCGGCGGTGATCCGGGGATCGGCTTGCCGCAGCTCGGCGAGCAATTCTGGGTGATCGCGCGTCCCATCGAGCAAGGGCAGCAGGCGGCGCAGCTCCGGCTCCGGCATCTGGAAGCTGTTCAGAAGCAGCGAGGTGACGGGCAGGCCGGCCTCTGCCTGCCAGCGCGCCACCACGCCGGCGAGCGGGCGCTCGCTGATCGCGGTGCAGAGGGGGGCCTGATACGCGCGGAATTCCGCCACCGCATTGGCCAGCGAGGAGACCAGCATGCGGATCAGTCTGGCCTCCGCAGCCAGGGCCAGGCTTTCGAGCCCCGCCCTTCGGCAGATACGCGCGCGCAAGTCGGCGTAGGGGACCGCGCGCGGCCACGCATCGCCCAGCTCCAGGTACACCGCCTTGGGGATGGCCTCATTGGTGTTGACGGTTTGCCCCTGAGCGGTCCGGAATTCGACGGTCTCCGGACCAGTGATGTCGCGCACTGGAACGGCGGGTTGCGTGGAGCTCGCGATCATCAGCCGCTCCATCCGTTCGGGGATGACGTTGAGGTCTAGGTCATGCCCGGCGCGGCAGAGGATGGTCTGGCGGAAGCCGCGGCAGTGGATGAAGTCGAGGTACTGCTCGCGCAGCAGGCGGTCAGGCACGGCCTCCAGTTCGGCCCGCGCGTGCTCCGGCAGCCGCGCCGTCCGCATGCGGTGGATGTCGGACTCGGCGACGAACTGCAAGCCATAGGCGGCCGCTTGCTCCATGAAGTCGAGGAAGTAGAGCGGCTCGTTGACCTCGGCGAGGGCGTCGAAGAACAAGAGCGGATCGGACTTCTTGTGGACCGCGGCTTCACGGCGCAGCAGCTCCCGCTCCACGGTCGGCTCCGGGATGGCCGAGATGACGAAGTCCACGATCTTCTTCGCCTCCCGCAGCTTGGTGGCGGGATCCGTGATGTGCCGGGTGTGGAAGCGCATCAGGTCGCGGGTAATCTGCCGCAGGTGTCCTGCCGGGTAGGTGTTGTAGCTGACGTAGGCGACGCCGTTGGGCGCCAGGTGCCGGCTGCAGATCTCGAGCAGCTTGTCCTGCACCCCGGGCGGGATCCACGAGAACAGCCCGTGGGCGACGATGTAGTCGAAGGCGCCGGCGTTGGCGGGGAACTGCATCAGGTCCAGCGCCCGGAACTCGGCATTCACCACGCCCAGCCGGGCCGCGGTCTCTCGCGCCCGCTCGATGGAAGCCTGCGACAGGTCCACACCGACGCAGTGGCTGTCCTTCAGCGCGTAGGCCACGGGGATCAGGTGCCCGCCCTCGCCGCAGCCCACCTCCAGCACCCGGCTGCGCTCCACCGGCGGCGGCTTGAGCCCGTAGAGCGTGGCCAGCATGGCCATGCGCTCCGGCGAAGCTTGCGGGTAGAATTTCCCGGGATAGCGGAACTCGTCGTAGAGGGTGGGGCTGGTGGCGGTGCTCATGGCTCGGCCTGCACAGAGACACAGAGCCTACCAGAGTCTTCCTCTGTGTTCCTCTGTGGTTAGGCTTTTGCTTTTCTCTTACGGCGCAGGACGCCCGCCACGCCCGCGAGGCCGGTGCCGACCAGTGCCAGGGTCCCCGGCTCGGGCACTTGCGGGGTGTTGTACAGCTCAAGTTCTGCGAACCCGCCACCCGGGAGGGGGGGATCGAGCACCAGTTGGCCCTCCTCGTTCACCAAGAAGGCATTGTTGGGTGAGAGCGCATCGCCGAACATGGAGTCGACCTTCAACCCGATGAAATCCTTGTACTGCAGCACGTCCTCCTTGTAGAAGCTGATGTACATGTCGAAGTCGGTGGTCGTATGCCATTTGTCCGGAGTGCCGACTACCATCTCCTTGTAAGAGGTGCTGAGCAGTTCGTACTTAAGCTCGTACTTGAGATCGGGATCTGGCGGGGGAAGCAGGTTGCCGAAGTTAAGGACGAAGCTGTCGCCCTGCACCCCGGCGCTGTACATATTGTTGGCGCAGCTGAAGGGTGTCTGCACCGGCCCCGGTTGGGACTGCACCGCCGGCACGCCCGTGGAGGAGCCGTCGCCCCAGTTGATGCCGGAGACGAAATTATCCGAATTGCACGAGAGACTTGGGGTTTGGATAGGGCCGGGGTTTGCGGCGTGCGCCGCCAGCGGGAATGCCGCCACTCCCGACAAGACCGCGACCAGGGAACGAGCCCGGACCACCATGGAGCCTCCTCTTACCCACCTTGTCTTGAACCCAGCGAGAAACGGGACACCCTACCTACATTTGTTGCGAAGGAAACAGCAACTTTGGTGCCACTGCCTGAAATCCATAGTCTGTTCGTTTTGGGATACTTAGCGCGTTCGGCGGGATTTCGCCGCCTCCCCTTGTATGCAAGTCTTTGCAGACAAATGGAGGAGCTTTGCAGTTGGAAGTTATTGAGAAACTAAATAGCCATGAGCGGGAAGTGCTCTAGAACGCTGTCTTCCTGGCCTTGAAAGGAATGAACACCACTGCCTCCAGGTCCACGGCGCTGCCGTTCTTGGTGGCAGGGCGGAAATGCCAGTGGGAGAGGGCGGCCTTGGCGTTCTCGTCGAGGCGGTCATCGAGGCCCTCCAGCACCTTGATATCGGCCACCGTGCCGTCGGCGCGGATGACAGCGTACAGGGTGACGGTGCCCTCCACGTTCTTGCGCATCAGTTCCATCGGATAAGCGGGGTCCACCTTGCTCATGGCCACGGGTGCGGTCAGGTCACCGGCCTTCTCGCTCTGATGCAGCTCGGCGAAACGGATGATCCAACTGCCGCCCGCCGAGGTCAGGTTGGGCATGTTGAGGATCATTGAGTAGTACTTCTTGGGGCCGAAGATCTTGTCCTCGATCTTGCTGGGGGCGTCCAGCCCTCCGGAGATCGTGCTGGTGGAAGCGGGCGCGGTACTGCGCGCGATGTCGGCTACGGCGTGAGCCGCCGCGAGCAGGCTACGCCGGAGCGCATCGCCGCCGACTGCCGGATGGGCCGAGGGCGGCGCAGCCACCACCGCGCCGGCGGGCGACGAAGCGGGCGAGCCTCCGATAAGGATGCCGGCGGGAACGCCGCCGTTGCCGCCGCCGTGACCGGGACCCCCAGGTCCAGATCCCGTGCCGCCACCGCCTCCATTCCCGCCACCCCCGGCAACGTCGGGTGTGCCCGCCGCCCCCGGCTTGCCTTCGGGTGTCGCCGCGAAGATACCGCGCCGGTTCCCTCCCGGGACCTCGATGGGACCCGCAGGAGGAGAGGGACGCACGCTGAGGGCGACGAACTGTCCCATGGCCTTGGCGCTGATGCCACCACTGAACTCGACGGACGGAGCCGCGGGCACGGCCGCGGCGGCGCCAGCGAAGGCGGCTGTCGCGCCGCTTCCGCCGAGCAGGTTGGCGGCGCGCTGCTCCGGCATCGGCAGCGCGGGGTTGGTGACCACGATGTCGGAGTGGCCGACGTTGAGGTCGCCCATGGCGCGCGGCGCTGCATCCGGCGCCGGAGCGATCGCACCGGGGGCTGCGACCGCGGGCAGATTCAGCTTCTTCAGATTCGGATCACCGGGGTCGGGCGCGGGCGCCACCGCAGTTCGATCCAGTGCTGGGGCGGTAAGCTGAGCCAGGTTGCGGGTGGGATTCGGCGCCGGCGGCGGAGTGGCCGTCGGCAGGACCGGAACACTCAGCTTCGTGAGGTTGCGGCCAGCCACCGGAGGCGCCGGCACGTCGGTCCACACCACCATGTTGGGCAGCTTCACTTCCTTCGTGATCAGCCGGAGGTCGATGGGATCGATGATGGTCTGGGTGCTGTTGTCCGGATGCTTGGGCAATGAGACGATGCGCTGCGGCGAGTACTCGGGCTCGCCCTTCTTCGCTTCCTTGGCCGGCTCGCTGCCGGTGTCGATGGCGGGGAGGTACTCCGAGACGTCGTAGTAGGTGATCTTCTGGTCGCGGAAGAAAGAATCGCGGACCACCCGTGGCCGGAAGACGAAGGTGTTCGACAACCCCCACAGGGCGATGACGATGAAGACGTGGTAGAGGACTGATTGCAGCAGGGGGCGCCGCGGGATGCCGGCCTGCACGAAGACATCGGGCCAGAACGGAGCCGGCCGCGAGGTGAGCATCTGCATGGGCTCGCGGTGCGGCCGGAACAGGTCGCGCAGGTTGCGCAAGAAGACCCAGCCCCACGGTTCCAATTCGACCAGGAATTGCGGCGGGCGGGCAGCAGGCCGCGTCCGGTTCACAAACGCACCCCGCGATGCCTGCATTTCCATCTTCTCAACCAAGGGCTGGGCGGAAACAGAGTAGTGAGATTATATAGTGGTAAACAGGCGATCCCGGATTTTTTGTTCCTTCCCATCCGGCAGGACATGTTCGCTGGCGGTGATACTTGCCGGCCGCCGGCGTGTTCTAATCGAGTAGGACTGGAAGCCATCATGCGATACGCACTCGTGCTCTGTCTTGCCGCCGCGGCGATGTTCGCCCAGCAGGCGCCGCCTTCCCAGCAGGCGCCCGCCGACCTCACCGGGATGT harbors:
- a CDS encoding energy transducer TonB, which gives rise to MQASRGAFVNRTRPAARPPQFLVELEPWGWVFLRNLRDLFRPHREPMQMLTSRPAPFWPDVFVQAGIPRRPLLQSVLYHVFIVIALWGLSNTFVFRPRVVRDSFFRDQKITYYDVSEYLPAIDTGSEPAKEAKKGEPEYSPQRIVSLPKHPDNSTQTIIDPIDLRLITKEVKLPNMVVWTDVPAPPVAGRNLTKLSVPVLPTATPPPAPNPTRNLAQLTAPALDRTAVAPAPDPGDPNLKKLNLPAVAAPGAIAPAPDAAPRAMGDLNVGHSDIVVTNPALPMPEQRAANLLGGSGATAAFAGAAAAVPAAPSVEFSGGISAKAMGQFVALSVRPSPPAGPIEVPGGNRRGIFAATPEGKPGAAGTPDVAGGGGNGGGGGTGSGPGGPGHGGGNGGVPAGILIGGSPASSPAGAVVAAPPSAHPAVGGDALRRSLLAAAHAVADIARSTAPASTSTISGGLDAPSKIEDKIFGPKKYYSMILNMPNLTSAGGSWIIRFAELHQSEKAGDLTAPVAMSKVDPAYPMELMRKNVEGTVTLYAVIRADGTVADIKVLEGLDDRLDENAKAALSHWHFRPATKNGSAVDLEAVVFIPFKARKTAF
- a CDS encoding class I SAM-dependent methyltransferase, giving the protein MSTATSPTLYDEFRYPGKFYPQASPERMAMLATLYGLKPPPVERSRVLEVGCGEGGHLIPVAYALKDSHCVGVDLSQASIERARETAARLGVVNAEFRALDLMQFPANAGAFDYIVAHGLFSWIPPGVQDKLLEICSRHLAPNGVAYVSYNTYPAGHLRQITRDLMRFHTRHITDPATKLREAKKIVDFVISAIPEPTVERELLRREAAVHKKSDPLLFFDALAEVNEPLYFLDFMEQAAAYGLQFVAESDIHRMRTARLPEHARAELEAVPDRLLREQYLDFIHCRGFRQTILCRAGHDLDLNVIPERMERLMIASSTQPAVPVRDITGPETVEFRTAQGQTVNTNEAIPKAVYLELGDAWPRAVPYADLRARICRRAGLESLALAAEARLIRMLVSSLANAVAEFRAYQAPLCTAISERPLAGVVARWQAEAGLPVTSLLLNSFQMPEPELRRLLPLLDGTRDHPELLAELRQADPRITAEFLHKSLARLAECAMLLA
- a CDS encoding M28 family peptidase, whose translation is MRGLVPLLVLLLCPPLAVAQAPQPKGLPAGAVQALRSIDPERLRAHVKFLASDLLEGRGTGQRGGELAAAYIATQLELYGLKPAGENGTYFQGVPLLFITTQPTSFAVVPASGSPMELKFGDDYVVLDQTGNAVSDVDSEIVYVGYGISAPEYQWDDYKGADVRGKVLLMLVNEPPSTDPQFFKGPALTYYGRWTYKHEEAARRGAAGVLLIHTTDMASYGWEVVRNSNAGEKAQLADDPDPKLRVAAWVQAGVARRIAGAAGKDLEQLMKDARSRDFRPVVLPMRLKAHMVNRVRRARSDNVLAILPGSDRRLQDEAVLYTAHYDHLGIRPDQAGDNIYNGAADNATGCAILLELARAFAGSGVRPARSVLFAAVTAEEQGLRGSQYLGKHPPLAAGKITLALNYDDLPPIGDPEEGGTYGAERTSFYAAVQQTAREFQLQLRPDPNPNAGFYYRSDHFSLARAGVPAFSVSEGRKFKGHPREWGDQQAAEYNAKRYHQPSDEYDPGMDFSGNARMARFGFVLGWRAAGQRDLIGWTAGDEFEAARKRSQASGAH
- a CDS encoding TlpA disulfide reductase family protein — translated: MGALSSGVLAPDFKLTTTDGRTVSLKEALRRGPVVAAFFKISCPICQMTLPYLERVYKAYPSEKFAFLGVSQNDKRDTQAFAKEYGISFPLAIDPSDKYPASNAYGLTNVPTFFFIAPDGSIELTSVGWVKADIEELNRRLAKLAGVKPKPVFKPGEDVPEFKAG
- a CDS encoding PEP-CTERM sorting domain-containing protein encodes the protein MVVRARSLVAVLSGVAAFPLAAHAANPGPIQTPSLSCNSDNFVSGINWGDGSSTGVPAVQSQPGPVQTPFSCANNMYSAGVQGDSFVLNFGNLLPPPDPDLKYELKYELLSTSYKEMVVGTPDKWHTTTDFDMYISFYKEDVLQYKDFIGLKVDSMFGDALSPNNAFLVNEEGQLVLDPPLPGGGFAELELYNTPQVPEPGTLALVGTGLAGVAGVLRRKRKAKA